The following are from one region of the Ruficoccus sp. ZRK36 genome:
- a CDS encoding penicillin-binding transpeptidase domain-containing protein — protein sequence MQFDKFKQWNPRLNMFFVALGVMVFVLASGLAWRQLILRGEWKQKEERQNMRRVIQPGPRGDILDRHGNILVGNRPRFSAVVYLRELREEFDKEYSKLLNEMREKHRADNPNEPFRFDWQELRWESRQRVLQRYTDQINAVLGTDKTVSIRDLQRHYWSKLLMPFPLASDLEPEEYARLIEQLPLGSPIDIYTDTARDYPFGPTACHTLGYVVANPTGLKEDALPGEDLKTFHYKSEVGKNGLERAFDKELQGTSGGEIWVVDRFQFQYDKPLVEIPAKQGNDVITSLDIDMQLAAEEAMGEKTGAAVAIDIKTGEVLVMASKPGYNLNDFSPFIRQEAWDKAVEEGALYNRATQGLYAPGSTFKMITAIAAMRNNVLEPDEILQCGTHYRVGNRLFPEHSHASFGEVDLRKALKKSSNVFFYQVGLRTGIDKIAAEAKRLGLGEPTGIEVPFEATRMIVPTPEWKKERDGRNWNPGDTANVAIGQGDLFVTPLQMAAYAASMARRETRTRVTLLHDPAQKPVDHGGEPLGLSDEEYRAIVEGMEAAAGPGGTARFAMVDGVQIAGKTGTAQVKRPSGKITLAWFLGFAPAENPQIAVAVVMEGLVPGDHYAGGKTAAPVARAIFESYFADKDLSDLLAQGE from the coding sequence ATGCAGTTCGACAAATTCAAGCAGTGGAACCCGCGCCTGAACATGTTCTTCGTCGCGCTGGGGGTGATGGTGTTTGTGCTGGCCAGCGGCCTGGCCTGGCGGCAGCTCATCCTGCGCGGCGAGTGGAAGCAGAAGGAAGAGCGCCAGAACATGCGCCGGGTGATCCAGCCCGGACCACGCGGGGACATCCTCGACCGGCACGGTAACATCCTCGTGGGGAACCGCCCGCGCTTCTCGGCCGTGGTTTACCTGCGCGAGCTGCGCGAGGAGTTCGACAAGGAGTACTCGAAGCTGCTCAATGAAATGCGCGAGAAACACCGCGCCGATAACCCAAACGAGCCCTTTCGGTTCGACTGGCAAGAGCTGCGCTGGGAGTCTCGCCAGCGCGTCCTGCAGCGCTACACCGACCAGATCAACGCCGTACTCGGCACCGACAAGACCGTCAGCATCCGCGACCTGCAGCGGCACTACTGGAGTAAGCTGCTCATGCCCTTTCCGCTGGCCAGCGATCTGGAGCCCGAGGAGTACGCCCGCCTGATCGAGCAGCTCCCCCTAGGCTCTCCCATCGACATCTACACCGACACTGCCCGCGACTATCCCTTTGGGCCGACGGCCTGCCACACCCTCGGCTATGTCGTCGCCAACCCCACCGGCCTGAAGGAAGATGCCCTGCCCGGTGAGGATTTAAAGACCTTTCACTATAAAAGCGAGGTCGGCAAAAACGGCCTGGAGCGCGCCTTTGACAAGGAGCTGCAGGGTACCAGCGGCGGCGAAATCTGGGTGGTGGACCGCTTCCAGTTCCAGTACGACAAACCACTGGTCGAGATCCCCGCCAAGCAGGGCAACGACGTCATCACCAGTCTCGACATCGACATGCAGCTCGCCGCCGAGGAGGCCATGGGCGAGAAGACCGGCGCCGCTGTGGCGATCGACATTAAAACGGGCGAGGTGCTCGTCATGGCCAGTAAGCCCGGCTACAACCTGAACGATTTCTCCCCCTTTATCCGGCAGGAGGCCTGGGATAAGGCCGTCGAGGAAGGCGCCCTCTACAACCGTGCCACACAGGGCCTTTACGCACCCGGCTCGACCTTTAAGATGATCACCGCCATCGCCGCCATGCGTAACAACGTGCTGGAGCCGGACGAGATCCTCCAGTGCGGCACCCACTACCGCGTCGGCAACCGGCTCTTTCCCGAGCACAGCCATGCCAGCTTCGGTGAGGTGGACCTGCGCAAGGCCCTCAAAAAGAGCAGCAACGTATTCTTTTACCAGGTCGGGCTGCGCACCGGCATCGACAAAATCGCCGCCGAGGCCAAGCGCCTCGGTCTCGGTGAGCCCACCGGCATCGAGGTGCCCTTTGAGGCCACCCGCATGATCGTCCCCACCCCCGAGTGGAAAAAGGAACGCGACGGCCGCAACTGGAACCCCGGCGACACCGCCAACGTCGCCATCGGCCAGGGAGACCTCTTCGTCACACCGCTTCAGATGGCCGCCTATGCCGCCTCCATGGCCCGGCGCGAGACACGCACCCGCGTCACCCTGCTCCACGATCCGGCTCAGAAGCCCGTTGACCACGGCGGTGAGCCGCTCGGCCTGAGCGACGAAGAGTACCGTGCCATCGTCGAGGGCATGGAGGCTGCTGCCGGACCGGGTGGCACCGCCCGCTTTGCCATGGTCGACGGCGTCCAGATCGCCGGTAAGACCGGTACCGCGCAGGTCAAGCGCCCGAGCGGCAAGA
- a CDS encoding rod shape-determining protein translates to MYIDVLGFLSNDIGFDLGTANCLVFVRDKGIVLREPSVVAVYNNTKKVRAVGIEAKRMLGRTPGNITALRPMKDGVIADFEITEAMLRHFIQKVAHNTKFVPPRVVVAVPSGITEVERRAVKESAIHAGAREVLLLEEPMAAAIGVGLPIEEPAANMIVDIGGGTTEVAILSLAGVVFTRSLRVGGDEMDNAIMAYMKRAYNLMIGERTAEDIKMRIGSAYPLDEELTMEVKGRDSVAGLPKTLHITSQEIRESLADVFNSIIEVVRSALERCPPELSADLVDRGIVMAGGGSMIRNLDKLLSEATGLPVIIAEDPLSAVANGTGIVLQDLSWWLKDSN, encoded by the coding sequence GTGTATATCGACGTGCTAGGATTCCTATCCAACGACATTGGTTTCGACCTGGGTACGGCTAACTGCCTGGTCTTCGTGCGTGATAAAGGCATCGTCCTGCGCGAGCCCAGCGTAGTCGCCGTCTATAACAACACGAAAAAAGTGCGCGCTGTCGGCATTGAGGCCAAGCGCATGCTGGGCCGCACGCCGGGTAATATCACCGCCCTGCGCCCGATGAAGGACGGCGTCATCGCCGACTTTGAGATCACCGAGGCGATGCTGCGGCACTTTATCCAGAAGGTCGCCCACAACACGAAATTTGTACCGCCGCGCGTAGTCGTAGCCGTTCCCTCGGGCATCACCGAGGTCGAGCGTCGCGCCGTCAAGGAATCCGCCATCCACGCCGGTGCCCGTGAAGTGCTCCTGCTGGAGGAGCCGATGGCAGCCGCTATTGGCGTGGGCCTGCCCATCGAGGAGCCTGCCGCGAACATGATCGTGGACATCGGCGGGGGTACCACTGAGGTGGCGATTCTTTCTCTGGCCGGTGTGGTCTTCACCCGCAGCCTGCGCGTCGGCGGCGACGAAATGGACAACGCCATCATGGCGTACATGAAGCGCGCCTACAACCTCATGATCGGTGAGCGCACCGCTGAGGATATCAAGATGCGCATCGGCTCGGCCTACCCGCTGGACGAGGAGCTGACCATGGAGGTCAAGGGCCGCGACTCCGTCGCCGGTCTGCCCAAGACCCTGCACATCACCTCCCAGGAGATTCGCGAATCTCTGGCCGACGTATTTAACTCCATCATCGAGGTCGTCCGCTCCGCGCTGGAGCGCTGCCCGCCTGAACTCTCCGCCGACCTGGTGGACCGTGGCATCGTCATGGCTGGAGGTGGCTCCATGATCCGCAATCTGGACAAGCTCCTCAGTGAAGCCACTGGCCTGCCCGTCATCATCGCCGAGGATCCCTTGAGCGCGGTGGCCAACGGTACAGGCATCGTGCTGCAGGACCTCTCCTGGTGGCTCAAAGACTCTAACTGA
- the mreC gene encoding rod shape-determining protein MreC, with protein MALKRLSQFKPLVVLLVFLVAWWVAPVLIKRWMQTGFYEFQAPMMIAESHLEDLQSYWTMRGQSKREMIEAGRDLARENARLTVRLQDNRALGAEIGRLETLLDLPSHPDFRYEVARVARRDMTAWWQQITIRKGRNHGIPVGAAVIYKGGVVGRVREVHANTAIVELISSSGFRMAANVVGEDRPVTYQGLLNPPFSNPMGEVLNVPASVSVSPSQPLRLVSSRLGGIFPEGLTIGEVVELTPGSDGFFQQGRVQLNPDLGALREVAVVIPIEMPTAVELPSASQEASDGN; from the coding sequence GTGGCCCTTAAACGCCTGAGCCAGTTCAAGCCGCTCGTGGTGCTGCTGGTTTTTCTGGTAGCCTGGTGGGTCGCGCCGGTCCTCATCAAGCGCTGGATGCAGACCGGGTTTTACGAATTTCAGGCTCCCATGATGATCGCCGAGTCCCACCTGGAGGACTTGCAGAGCTACTGGACGATGCGCGGCCAGTCCAAGCGCGAAATGATCGAGGCCGGGCGCGACCTGGCCCGTGAAAACGCCCGCCTCACCGTCCGCCTGCAGGATAACCGCGCCCTCGGCGCGGAGATCGGGCGACTGGAAACGCTCCTGGACCTGCCTTCCCACCCGGACTTCCGCTACGAGGTGGCCCGTGTCGCCCGGCGGGATATGACCGCCTGGTGGCAGCAGATCACGATCCGCAAGGGCCGCAACCACGGCATTCCGGTCGGGGCCGCCGTCATTTATAAAGGGGGCGTAGTCGGACGCGTGCGCGAAGTTCACGCCAACACCGCCATCGTCGAGCTTATCTCCAGCAGCGGTTTCCGTATGGCCGCGAATGTCGTGGGCGAAGATCGCCCCGTCACCTATCAGGGTCTGCTTAACCCACCCTTTAGCAACCCGATGGGCGAGGTGCTCAACGTACCCGCCTCCGTCAGCGTCTCACCTTCTCAGCCGCTGCGTCTGGTCTCGTCGCGACTGGGCGGGATTTTCCCGGAAGGTCTGACCATCGGTGAGGTTGTGGAGCTGACTCCCGGCTCGGACGGTTTTTTCCAGCAGGGACGCGTCCAGCTCAACCCGGACCTGGGCGCACTGCGCGAAGTCGCGGTTGTCATCCCGATTGAGATGCCCACCGCCGTCGAGCTTCCGTCTGCCAGCCAGGAGGCGAGCGATGGAAATTGA